From a single Nothobranchius furzeri strain GRZ-AD chromosome 7, NfurGRZ-RIMD1, whole genome shotgun sequence genomic region:
- the maip1 gene encoding m-AAA protease-interacting protein 1, mitochondrial: protein MLVVSTGRRRSKMALPLLRCCSRLHSVFSSNRLILNQNVTLTRFCRTRVMVLTPGRFYSSDKEYEKRRQKVVVVGIPNPFIWIRTRIYYFLIKAYFDKEFSIEEFTEGAKRAFSHVSRLLAQCQFEALDGLVAKDLIGKLEEKCSLLPSEYKKALSADPDDIMYTTPGDVGIFYDENGRKFVSILMRFWYLTSAQVPDDGLKGTRTFKVAIGDEDGEAETKRLLTAIYEFQREFTKGVPPEWTITRVEHSKLLD from the exons ATGCTAGTGGTTTCAACCGGAAGAAGAAGGAGCAAGATGGCGTTACCCTTGTTAAGATGTTGCTCCAGGTTACATTCAGTGTTTAGCTCTAATCGGCTGATTTTGAATCAGAATGTGACGCTGACTCGGTTCTGTAGAACCCGAGTGATGGTTCTAACACCTGGACGTTTCTACAGCTCGGATAAGGAGTATGAGAAACGGCGGCAgaaggtggtggtggtcggaatcCCGAACCCGTTCATCTGGATCCGAACTCGTATCTACTATTTTCTAATCAAAGCTTACTTTGACAAAGAGTTCAGCATCGAGGAGTTCACAGAAGGAGCGAAGAGG GCATTTTCTCACGTCTCCAGACTTCTGGCTCAGTGTCAGTTTGAGGCTCTGGATGGACTCGTAGCTAAAGAT CTGATTGGGAAGTTGGAGGAAAAGTGCAGCTTGTTGCCGTCCGAGTACAAGAAGGCTCTGTCTGCAGATCCTGATGATATCATGTACACAACTCCAGGAGATGTGGGAATCTTCTACGATGAAAATG GGAGAAAGTTTGTCAGCATCCTGATGCGGTTCTGGTACCTGACGAGCGCTCAGGTTCCTGATGACGGCCTGAAGGGAACTCGGACCTTCAAGGTGGCCATTGGAGACGAAGATGGAGAGGCGGAAACCAAAAGGCTTCTGACTGCAATATATGA GTTTCAGAGGGAATTCACTAAAGGAGTTCCTCCAGAGTGGACCATTACAAGGGTAGAGCACTCCAAGCTTTTGGATTAG
- the pgap1 gene encoding GPI inositol-deacylase isoform X2, with the protein MKVARVAFYVSALGFLVVGLRELLTGFEENRCSMTYMFEYPEYRRVALPRRMARSYPAYGLYLYGEGLYAQETRHLKLTGTPVLFLPGNAGSYKQARSLGSVALRKAENVEGGIHLNVFTVDFNEELVALYGGSLLRQTHFLHESIKAILRLYKHLKTPPQSVAIVGHSMGGVVARALFTLPRFNPHLVSLIITQASPHLAPVLGLDPFLLEFYAAVRQKWVNQANKLRNVTVLSIGGGYRDYQVRSGLTSLPCPPGDPNKLSLVVTAVPRTWVSTDHLSIVWCKELVLATVRAFFDLINTEIRQFTDNSDRKLSVLNHHFMRHPVRMVGDIQDTFVSFSDFPEAWTEVNTLRLSYSTPTEGHVRYFLFALSSRRTAYSHFYCRSNNLETSSWVFGCVQRNGSSCVKAVDLSSGTELLPPYKVLILRLGDLSAVSHLVVSASNLNGKPGTVECEWQRQEAQTLTVSVPHVLSLGFTASEVLVNSSGLLHNIQLLHFHQVYQAFRISLVSQCKVTKDRLPSVYRMKVPWFREDSFTTVSVPSVAEISGMLHTSRPDNTSSVLLQLHTAPNCQYKVSVRTSLPKVLGQALRFCGPMVPVYTAVTLFLACGGQLLSVLKSRGTVDMSQAVAAGLQPHKINLPVYVLSVFLSWFQEVWSILSLPPVDTLPPTFPDGTLHEGLLSPEDWPHLLSPLIYIFGAAVAYWGSTLLRLLIQIISLVLAPLHRPSVSRDCGTLRTRTLLFISLCLVVVGGASCGALAIFTSSLLHLYRVVRLQMTERSLRHMLNLAPQKPKPADNGSADTEAWNGAKDFSNAPLLSECALQEVRTDLQLHFSMSAVFMLPVMLGMPSLLHWIRNLRFSTQLDPDPLWPHTVPLIFAYLLLINCNSSNLSSSRLLPLVSLLPLPLAVTMATFSSLHLYRITYFLSAALVPLALCCLF; encoded by the exons ATGAAAGTAGCCAGAGTGGCCTTTTACGTCTCCGCCCTGGGGTTCCTGGTGGTCGGCCtgcgggagctgctgactggcttCGAGGAGAACAGATGCAGCATGACCTACATGTTCGAATACCCAGAGTACCGG CGAGTGGCTCTGCCTCGTCGCATGGCCAGATCCTACCCTGCTTATGGACTCTACCTGTACGGAGAGGGCCTGTACGCTCAGGAGACCCGGCATCTCAAACTCACTGGCACACCTGTTCTCTTTCTGCCCGGCAACGCAGGAAGTTACAAACAAG CTCGATCCCTGGGATCAGTGGCGTTACGAAAGGCTGAAAACGTGGAGGGAGGGATTCATCTGAACGTGTTCACGGTGGACTTCAACGAGGAGCTGGTGGCTCTCTATGGAGGCAGTTTGCTCAGACAAACCCATTTCCTACATGAGAGCATTAAAGCCATCCTACGACTCTATAAG CACCTTAAAACCCCCCCTCAGAGCGTAGCAATTGTTGGTCACTCCATGGGGGGAGTGGTGGCTCGAGCACTGTTCACATTACCTCGATTCAACCCTCACCTGGTCAGCCTCATCATCACCCAGGCCTCTCCACACCTGGCTCCAGTTCTGGGGCTGGACCCGTTCCTTCTGG AGTTCTACGCTGCTGTGAGACAGAAGTGGGTGAACCAGGCTAACAAGCTCAGGAACGTGACTGTTCTGTCTATCGGAGGTGGTTACCGCGACTACCAGGTCCGCTCTGGCCTGACATCCCTCCCCTGCCCCCCCGGCGACCCTAATAAACTGTCCTTAGTG GTCACTGCAGTCCCCAGGACATGGGTGTCCACTGATCATCTGTCCATAGTTTG GTGCAAAGAGCTGGTTCTTGCTACTGTCAGAGCGTTCTTCGACCTCATAAACACTGAAATCAGACAG TTCACAGATAACTCGGACAGGAAGTTATCTGTCCTGAATCATCATTTCATGAGACATCCTGTCAGAATGGTGGGAGACATTCAGGACACGTTTGTCTCCTTCTCAG ATTTCCCTGAAGCCTGGACTGAAGTCAACACCCTCCGTCTGTCCTACAGCACACCAACG GAAGGACATGTCAGGTACTTCCTGTTCGCGCTGTCGAGTCGCAGGACAGCCTACAGCCACTTCTACTGTCGCAGCAACAACCTT GAGACGAGCAGCTGGGTGTTCGGCTGCGTGCAGAGGAATGGGTCTTCATG TGTGAAAGCAGTGGACCTGTCTTCAGGAACAGAACTTCTGCCACCTTACAAG GTCCTGATTCTGCGTCTGGGCGACTTGTCTGCTGTTAGTCATCTGGTTGTTTCTGCCTCTAACCTCAATGGCAAACCG ggCACAGTGGAGTGTGAGTGGCAGAGGCAGGAGGCTCAGACTCTGACCGTGTCCGTGCCTCATGTTCTGTCTTTAG GTTTTACAGCCAGTGAGGTTCTGGTGAACTCGTCTGGACTCCTTCATAACATCCAGCTGCTCCACTTTCACCAG GTCTACCAGGCGTTCAGAATCAGCCTTGTGAGTCAGTGCAAAGTGACTAAAG ACAGGTTACCCAGCGTGTATCGGATGAAGGTGCCCTGGTTCAGAGAGGACTCCTTCACCACAGTCAG TGTCCCGTCAGTGGCCGAGATCTCAGGGATGCTCCACACCAGTCGACCAGACAACACCTCaagtgtcctcctgcagctccacACTGCCCCCAACTGTCAGTACAAG GTGTCTGTACGAACATCGTTACCCAAGGTGCTTGGACAG GCTCTGAGGTTCTGTGGTCCCATGGTTCCGGTCTACACGGCTGTAACTCTCTTCCTGGCCTGTGGGGGGCAGCTGTTGTCTGTCCTGAAGTCAAGGGGCACCGTTGACATGAGCCAGGCGGTGGCTGCAGGACTGCAGCCTCATAAAATAAACCTACCTGTTTATGTTTTAAGCGTCTTTCTCAG CTGGTTTCAGGAGGTCTGGTCCATCCTCAGCCTCCCACCTGTGGACACGCTCCCCCCGACCTTTCCCGATGGAACGCTCCATGAGGGACTTTTGTCTCCTGAGGACTGGCCCCACCTCCTGTCTCCTCTGATTTATATCTTCGGGGCTGCTGTGGCGTACTGGGGCAGCACTTTGCTCCGCCTCCTGATTCAGATCATCTCACTGGTGTTGGCGCCGCTGCACAG GCCATCTGTGTCCAGAGACTGTGGGACTCTGCGGACGAGGACGCTACTCTTCATCAGCCTCTGTTTGGTGGTTGTGGGCGGGGCTTCCTGTGGGGCTTTGGCCATCTTTACATCCTCTCTCTTGCACCTGTACAGG GTTGTCCGGCTGCAAATGACGGAGAGATCTCTGAGACACATGCTGAACCTG GCGCCACAGAAACCCAAACCAGCCGACAACGGTTCTGCGGATACGGAGGCCTGGAACGGGGCTAAAGATTTCAGCAACGCCCCATTGCTGTCGGAGTGCGCCCTGCAGGAGGTGAGGACCGACCTGCAGCTGCACTTCAGCATGTCGGCCGTCTTCATGCTGCCCGTCATGCTCGGGATGCCGTCGCTGCTCCACTGGATCAGAAACCTGAG GTTCTCCACCCAGCTGGATCCTGACCCACTGTGGCCTCACACTGTGCCTCTCATCTTTGCCTACTTGCTGCTAATCAACTGTAACTCTTCAAACCTCAGTAGCAG tcgACTCCTGCCTCTGGTCTCCCTCCTCCCTCTTCCACTGgctgtcaccatggcaaccttcTCCTCACTCCACCTGTACAGAATCACCTACTTCTTGTCAGCAGCGCTCGTCCCATTGGCCCTGTGTTGTCTTTTCTGA
- the tyw5 gene encoding tRNA wybutosine-synthesizing protein 5 has product MELQEKISVPIFTAVEREVFLQDVYPLRRPAVLRGVDLGPCVERWTVEYLGNKGGDRDVKIHVSSEAQMDFLHKNFVYKTLPFNEFVKRASEMNHTDFFLSEDESYYLRSLGEDIRKEPAELNKQFPALADDFHIPPFFELEQFFSSVFRISSCGLQLWTHYDVMDNLLAQVTGRKRVVLYSPQDALHLYLSGDKSEVLDIDAPDLKRFPEFVKARRYECVLEPGDLLFIPALWFHNTLALQFGVGVNVFWRHLPADSYDKKDPYGNKDPVAAARALQTLERALHCLDELPAEYRDFYGRRMIQRIQKQTHCDEKNTTLPSSPLTTPA; this is encoded by the exons ATGGAGCTccaggaaaaaatatcggttccgATTTTTACTGCAGTAGAGAGAGAAGTGTTTCTACAGGACGTTTATCCTCTG CGCAGACCGGCTGTCCTGAGAGGGGTGGACTTGGGGCCATGTGTTGAAAGATGGACAGTTGAATATCTTGGCAACAAAGGAGGTGACAGGGACGTGAAGATCCACGTCTCCTCAGAAGCTCAGATGGATTTCCTTCACAAGAACTTTGTCTACAA GACTCTGCCTTTTAATGAATTTGTTAAAAGAGCATCTGAGATGAACCACACAGATTTCTTCCTGAGTGAG GATGAGAGCTACTATCTCCGATCTCTGGGAGAGGACATCAGGAAG GAACCTGCTGAGTTGAACAAACAGTTCCCAGCCTTGGCTGATGATTTTCACATCCCACCATTCTTTGAGCTGGAGCAGTTCTTTTCCAGTGTCTTCCGGATCAGCTCATGTGGTCTGCAGCTGTGGACACACTATGAT GTGATGGACAACCTGCTGGCTCAGGTGACAGGAAGGAAGAGAGTGGTGCTTTACAGCCCCCAAGATGCATTGCACCTCTACCTGTCTG GTGATAAGTCGGAAGTCCTGGATATCGATGCTCCTGACCTGAAACGGTTTCCTGAGTTTGTGAAGGCAAGGAGATATGAATGTGTTCTGGAGCCTGGAGATCTGCTGTTTATTCCAG CTCTGTGGTTCCATAACACCCTCGCCCTGCAGTTTGGAGTAGGTGTTAATGTGTTCTGGCGCCATCTTCCGGCTGACAGCTACGACAAAAAGGACCCTTATGGTAACAAAGACCCTGTGGCTGCTGCTCGGGCTCTTCAGACCCTGGAGAGGGCTCTTCACTGTCTGGATGAACTTCCAGCTGAGTACAGAGACTTCTACGGCCGGCGGATGATCCAACGCATCCAGAAACAAACTCACTGTGACGAGAAGAACACTACATTACCCAGCAGCCCGCTCACTACACCAGCATGA
- the pgap1 gene encoding GPI inositol-deacylase isoform X1, protein MKVARVAFYVSALGFLVVGLRELLTGFEENRCSMTYMFEYPEYRRVALPRRMARSYPAYGLYLYGEGLYAQETRHLKLTGTPVLFLPGNAGSYKQARSLGSVALRKAENVEGGIHLNVFTVDFNEELVALYGGSLLRQTHFLHESIKAILRLYKHLKTPPQSVAIVGHSMGGVVARALFTLPRFNPHLVSLIITQASPHLAPVLGLDPFLLEFYAAVRQKWVNQANKLRNVTVLSIGGGYRDYQVRSGLTSLPCPPGDPNKLSLVVTAVPRTWVSTDHLSIVWCKELVLATVRAFFDLINTEIRQFTDNSDRKLSVLNHHFMRHPVRMVGDIQDTFVSFSDFPEAWTEVNTLRLSYSTPTEGHVRYFLFALSSRRTAYSHFYCRSNNLETSSWVFGCVQRNGSSCVKAVDLSSGTELLPPYKVLILRLGDLSAVSHLVVSASNLNGKPGTVECEWQRQEAQTLTVSVPHVLSLGFTASEVLVNSSGLLHNIQLLHFHQVYQAFRISLVSQCKVTKDRLPSVYRMKVPWFREDSFTTVSVPSVAEISGMLHTSRPDNTSSVLLQLHTAPNCQYKVSVRTSLPKVLGQALRFCGPMVPVYTAVTLFLACGGQLLSVLKSRGTVDMSQAVAAGLQPHKINLPVYVLSVFLSCSWFQEVWSILSLPPVDTLPPTFPDGTLHEGLLSPEDWPHLLSPLIYIFGAAVAYWGSTLLRLLIQIISLVLAPLHRPSVSRDCGTLRTRTLLFISLCLVVVGGASCGALAIFTSSLLHLYRVVRLQMTERSLRHMLNLAPQKPKPADNGSADTEAWNGAKDFSNAPLLSECALQEVRTDLQLHFSMSAVFMLPVMLGMPSLLHWIRNLRFSTQLDPDPLWPHTVPLIFAYLLLINCNSSNLSSSRLLPLVSLLPLPLAVTMATFSSLHLYRITYFLSAALVPLALCCLF, encoded by the exons ATGAAAGTAGCCAGAGTGGCCTTTTACGTCTCCGCCCTGGGGTTCCTGGTGGTCGGCCtgcgggagctgctgactggcttCGAGGAGAACAGATGCAGCATGACCTACATGTTCGAATACCCAGAGTACCGG CGAGTGGCTCTGCCTCGTCGCATGGCCAGATCCTACCCTGCTTATGGACTCTACCTGTACGGAGAGGGCCTGTACGCTCAGGAGACCCGGCATCTCAAACTCACTGGCACACCTGTTCTCTTTCTGCCCGGCAACGCAGGAAGTTACAAACAAG CTCGATCCCTGGGATCAGTGGCGTTACGAAAGGCTGAAAACGTGGAGGGAGGGATTCATCTGAACGTGTTCACGGTGGACTTCAACGAGGAGCTGGTGGCTCTCTATGGAGGCAGTTTGCTCAGACAAACCCATTTCCTACATGAGAGCATTAAAGCCATCCTACGACTCTATAAG CACCTTAAAACCCCCCCTCAGAGCGTAGCAATTGTTGGTCACTCCATGGGGGGAGTGGTGGCTCGAGCACTGTTCACATTACCTCGATTCAACCCTCACCTGGTCAGCCTCATCATCACCCAGGCCTCTCCACACCTGGCTCCAGTTCTGGGGCTGGACCCGTTCCTTCTGG AGTTCTACGCTGCTGTGAGACAGAAGTGGGTGAACCAGGCTAACAAGCTCAGGAACGTGACTGTTCTGTCTATCGGAGGTGGTTACCGCGACTACCAGGTCCGCTCTGGCCTGACATCCCTCCCCTGCCCCCCCGGCGACCCTAATAAACTGTCCTTAGTG GTCACTGCAGTCCCCAGGACATGGGTGTCCACTGATCATCTGTCCATAGTTTG GTGCAAAGAGCTGGTTCTTGCTACTGTCAGAGCGTTCTTCGACCTCATAAACACTGAAATCAGACAG TTCACAGATAACTCGGACAGGAAGTTATCTGTCCTGAATCATCATTTCATGAGACATCCTGTCAGAATGGTGGGAGACATTCAGGACACGTTTGTCTCCTTCTCAG ATTTCCCTGAAGCCTGGACTGAAGTCAACACCCTCCGTCTGTCCTACAGCACACCAACG GAAGGACATGTCAGGTACTTCCTGTTCGCGCTGTCGAGTCGCAGGACAGCCTACAGCCACTTCTACTGTCGCAGCAACAACCTT GAGACGAGCAGCTGGGTGTTCGGCTGCGTGCAGAGGAATGGGTCTTCATG TGTGAAAGCAGTGGACCTGTCTTCAGGAACAGAACTTCTGCCACCTTACAAG GTCCTGATTCTGCGTCTGGGCGACTTGTCTGCTGTTAGTCATCTGGTTGTTTCTGCCTCTAACCTCAATGGCAAACCG ggCACAGTGGAGTGTGAGTGGCAGAGGCAGGAGGCTCAGACTCTGACCGTGTCCGTGCCTCATGTTCTGTCTTTAG GTTTTACAGCCAGTGAGGTTCTGGTGAACTCGTCTGGACTCCTTCATAACATCCAGCTGCTCCACTTTCACCAG GTCTACCAGGCGTTCAGAATCAGCCTTGTGAGTCAGTGCAAAGTGACTAAAG ACAGGTTACCCAGCGTGTATCGGATGAAGGTGCCCTGGTTCAGAGAGGACTCCTTCACCACAGTCAG TGTCCCGTCAGTGGCCGAGATCTCAGGGATGCTCCACACCAGTCGACCAGACAACACCTCaagtgtcctcctgcagctccacACTGCCCCCAACTGTCAGTACAAG GTGTCTGTACGAACATCGTTACCCAAGGTGCTTGGACAG GCTCTGAGGTTCTGTGGTCCCATGGTTCCGGTCTACACGGCTGTAACTCTCTTCCTGGCCTGTGGGGGGCAGCTGTTGTCTGTCCTGAAGTCAAGGGGCACCGTTGACATGAGCCAGGCGGTGGCTGCAGGACTGCAGCCTCATAAAATAAACCTACCTGTTTATGTTTTAAGCGTCTTTCTCAG CTGCAGCTGGTTTCAGGAGGTCTGGTCCATCCTCAGCCTCCCACCTGTGGACACGCTCCCCCCGACCTTTCCCGATGGAACGCTCCATGAGGGACTTTTGTCTCCTGAGGACTGGCCCCACCTCCTGTCTCCTCTGATTTATATCTTCGGGGCTGCTGTGGCGTACTGGGGCAGCACTTTGCTCCGCCTCCTGATTCAGATCATCTCACTGGTGTTGGCGCCGCTGCACAG GCCATCTGTGTCCAGAGACTGTGGGACTCTGCGGACGAGGACGCTACTCTTCATCAGCCTCTGTTTGGTGGTTGTGGGCGGGGCTTCCTGTGGGGCTTTGGCCATCTTTACATCCTCTCTCTTGCACCTGTACAGG GTTGTCCGGCTGCAAATGACGGAGAGATCTCTGAGACACATGCTGAACCTG GCGCCACAGAAACCCAAACCAGCCGACAACGGTTCTGCGGATACGGAGGCCTGGAACGGGGCTAAAGATTTCAGCAACGCCCCATTGCTGTCGGAGTGCGCCCTGCAGGAGGTGAGGACCGACCTGCAGCTGCACTTCAGCATGTCGGCCGTCTTCATGCTGCCCGTCATGCTCGGGATGCCGTCGCTGCTCCACTGGATCAGAAACCTGAG GTTCTCCACCCAGCTGGATCCTGACCCACTGTGGCCTCACACTGTGCCTCTCATCTTTGCCTACTTGCTGCTAATCAACTGTAACTCTTCAAACCTCAGTAGCAG tcgACTCCTGCCTCTGGTCTCCCTCCTCCCTCTTCCACTGgctgtcaccatggcaaccttcTCCTCACTCCACCTGTACAGAATCACCTACTTCTTGTCAGCAGCGCTCGTCCCATTGGCCCTGTGTTGTCTTTTCTGA